A window from Mus caroli chromosome 2, CAROLI_EIJ_v1.1, whole genome shotgun sequence encodes these proteins:
- the LOC110290222 gene encoding olfactory receptor 4P4-like: MECQRNISEFLLMGLSSKQNIEVFCFMFFLFCYFAILSWNLLILFSIRCSSLFNQPMYYFLSHLASMDICYTSCVTPKLIGDLLAERKTISYTNCMLQVFAMHFFGMIETLILTVMAFDRCVAICKPLHYRVIMSRNRCYVFILASWVGGVAHSFPQFMMLVCLPFCGPNEIDHYFCDVFPLLKVACTDTYITGVLMVANSGMVASIIFVLLFGSYVVILFTLRNYSAEGRRKALSTCASHISVVILFFGSTIFGYLRPPTTFPEDKIFALFYTIIAPMFNPLIYTLRNKEMKTAIKKVWCQMSFFGEKFN, translated from the coding sequence ATGGAATGCCAGAGGAACATATCAGAATTTCTTCTTATGGGGCTATCTTCCAAGCAAAACATTGAAGTATTTTGCTTCATGTTCTTCTTATTCTGCTATTTTGCCATCTTGTCTTGGAATCTGTTGATTCTTTTCTCAATTAGGTGCAGTTCTCTGTTCAACCAACCTATGTACTATTTCCTCAGTCATTTAGCTTCTATGGACATTTGCTATACCTCCTGTGTGACACCCAAATTGATTGGGGATCTGCttgcagaaagaaaaactatCTCTTATACAAACTGCATGCTACAGGTCTTTGCCATGCACTTCTTTGGAATGATTGAAACCTTAATCCTGACAGTCATGGCTTTTGACCGCTGTGTGGCCATCTGCAAGCCTCTCCACTACAGGGTCATCATGAGCAGAAACAGGTGCTATGTCTTTATCTTGGCTTCCTGGGTTGGTGGTGTTGCCCATTCCTTTCCCCAGTTTATGATGCTAGTCTGTTTGCCCTTCTGTGGACCCAATGAAATAGACCACTACTTCTGTGATGTTTTTCCTTTGCTGAAAGTTGCTTGCACTGATACCTACATCACTGGTGTCCTCATGGTTGCCAATTCAGGAATGGTTGCCTCTATTATCTTTGTTCTCTTGTTTGGTTCATATGTAGTTATACTGTTCACATTAAGGAATTACTCAGCAGAAGGGAGACGCAAAGCTCTTTCAACCTGTGCGTCCCACATCTCTGtggttattttattctttggatCTACGATCTTTGGCTACCTTAGACCTCCTACCACTTTCCCTGAAGACAAAATCTTTGCACTGTTTTACACTATCATTGCTCCTATGTTCAACCCCCTCATATATACTCtaagaaataaagagatgaagACTGCCATAAAGAAGGTTTGGTGTCAGATGTCATTTTTTGgagaaaaatttaattaa